The sequence TGGCTGGTGCAGGAGAATTAAAATCGCAAATAAAGGCAAAAATAGACGATCTTGGTTTAGCACAACAGGTGACAATGCTAGGAGCAGTACCTCAAGATAAATTAGCTTCTTTACACCAAGTCAGTAGTGTTTTTGTTCTTTCCAGTGTTTATGAGGGTTTACCCCTTACGGTTTTAGAAGCACTATCCTGCGGTACGCCAGTAGTTACTACCAATTCAGGAGAAACGCCAGACTTCTTAACTAATGATAGTGGCATTGTTTGCGACCAAAGAACGCCTCAAGCGATCGCAGCCGCGCTCAGGCAAGTCTTACAACACCCAGCAAAGTATCCCCCTGCCGCCTGTGTCCGAACAGCTAAGCCCTACAGTGCCAAAACAGTCGTAGGCGAAGTTTATCAAAATATGCTGGAGAGATGGGATCAAAGCTCAGCCTCGAATACCTTAACGAATCAGCCAATCGCTAAAAAACAATTCGTTTAAAAAATCCTTTTAGAAAAATTGTAACTTAAAAATATGAAGATAGCCGTTATTGGAGTCAAGGGACTACCTGCTAATCAGGGTGGGATTGAACATTACTGTCAGGCACTCTATCCCCGAATGGTTGAACTAGGACATACCGTAGATTTGTATTCTCGTTCCAGTTATACAAAGCAGCCTTGGTTCTCTATTCGCCAATATCATGGAGTACGAGTAATTTGCATCCCTTCATTGCCGTTTCGAGGGCTAGATGCTTTAACTAACTCGGCTTTAGCTGCGATCGCAGCTACATTAAAAGACTACGATATTGTTCACTTTCATGCCCTAGGACCTTCCTTGTTTAGTTTTATCCCTCGGTTGTTATCCTCGGCCAAAATCATTGCAACCTGTCAGGGATTAGATTGGCAGCGAGGAAAATGGGGCAAGTTATCTAGCCGTATTATTCATTGGGGAGAAAAAGCGGCAGCTAAGTATGCTCACAATGTAGTTGTAGTTTCCCAAGCCCTAAGAACATACTTTGAAAAAACTTATGAGATCGAACCTATATATATTCCTAATGGACCAGGGATATATGCAAAATCCGATCCAAATTTTTTGTGTGTTAGGTCTTTTGATTTGAAGCCAGGCAGATATTTACTTTTTGTCGGTCGGTTAGTACCTGAAAAACGACCAGACTTATTAATAGAAGCGTTTAAAAGACTGAAGCGATCTAACTGGAAATTGGTTCTAGCAGGGGGGGACAGCGACACCACTGAATACATCAGTAAACTGATGAAATTATCTGGTAATAATCCTAATATTGTTTTTGCAGGAGAACTTCGAGGTAGTAGTTTAGCAGAAATGGTGAGGGGGGCAGGTTTATTTGTCCTACCCTCAGATCTTGAAGGATTGCCTTTAGCGATGTTGGAAGCGATGCGGGAAGGTGTACCCGTAGTTGCTAGCGACATTCTTCCTCATCAACAGTTGATTGGTAGCGATCGCGGAGTTTTATTTGATTCGGGAAGTGCAATTTCCTGCTCCGAAGCTCTAGATTGGGCAATTGATCGACCAGAAAAATTAGCTGTCATGGCGAGAAATGCACGAGAGCATATCAAGGCTAACTATGACTGGGATAAGATCACCATTGATAATTTATCTGTTTACGATCGAGACTTTAAACTAGATTCTTCAGGAAAAATTACTGGTTCAACCGCTGCCAATTCTCAGGTTACATCGCTGAAAGCAAAAGTTACGCAATCATAAAATCATCAAGAGTTTCAGTCGAGTAATTAACGGAAAAAAATCAAAATTTTCGCAGGCGATCGCGCGTTGGGCATAAATCCTTATTATGTTGCCGAAAATTGATGGTTTACGTTTGTTAGAAAATATTTGTTCGGCAAAAATTCTGACTCCTGTGTTGTTGTTAACAGTAGCGGTATAGCTGCTCAAGATTTGCCTTACTTGTTCGATCGCTTTTACCGTCGCGATCGCGATCACGACATTCCAGGTGCGGGTTGGGGACTAGCGATCGCTACTTTAATTGCCCGTTGTCATGGTGGTCAAATTTCTGTCACTAGTCAAATACATATGAACTAACTACCTTTAAAGTTAGCTTACCTATGTTTAATAGTTAGCATTGCCAAATCGGGAAAGGGTAAATAAGAGAATAGTTAGAATGACATTCTCAGCTAATTTATTCTAAGATGGTCGCGATTTCTTTAAGATAAACCTGCTCTAATAATTCTCCTGATTCTAATTCATACTGTTCCAACAAACCTCGATGTCTGATACTAATTTGTCGGTCTTGTTTAATAATTACCGTGGAGTCAGGAAAAACATCCCGCGCTAACATAGTTTCTACCTCGCTGGGGTCGTCTAAAACTACCATGTTGCTACCATAGTAAAACATTCCTTCTGTATTTAATACTTTTTCGTCGTATTCGGCAATTAATAAATCTAATCGAGGATTGCGTAAGAGATTACGGACATTGGTATTGTAATTAGAGTTGAGTTGCTTTTCAGAACGATTGACAATAATTCCTTCGCGACATACTGCACCAATTGTCCAATCAGGATGAAACGTCAGAATGCGATCGCTCAATCGCTGTAGCTGTCTTAGGGTAATACGGTTAAGGCTAATAATGGGAATTCGAGCATCTTTACCCGAATCAAAAAAGGTTTCCAAAATGCGTGAGGTAACGTCTACTGGTTCACCAATGGCAGGATTGAGGTGCATATAAACTCCTGGTGCAGCGTTAATTTCAATAATGCCAAAGCTATTTTGTTTCCAGGATTTAGCAATATCGGCAGTAATGATATCAATTCCCATGCAGGTAAGGCGGAAATGCTGAGCAATATCCTGTGCCAAAATAATATTATCAGGATGTATTTTATTAGTGGCATCGATACTAAAACCACCAGAAGAAAGATTAGCAACCTTACGTAAATAGACAATGCGATCGTTTTCAATTACGCTATCTAAATCCAGTCCCTGTTCTAATAAATACAGGTACATCGCCTCATCAGTTTGGATTTTACCCATTGGCGAATTAGGAGTGTCATTGCGTTGGGGAGAACGATTTTCTCTTTCAATCAGTTCTCTTAAAGAAGATCGACCATTGCCAGTTACTGAGGCTGGTTGACGTTCAATCGCTGCGACAAAACGACCGTTAACGCATAGTAAACGATAATCATGACCTGCAATGCTATTTTCCACAATAATTGCTGATTTTTCCCCTTCGGGAACAGCATCTACCGCCCTTTGATAAGCGGTTTTCAGTTCAGATTCTGCTTGTATGTCGGCAGTTACCCCAATACCTTTATGTCCCGATACGGGTTTGACAGCCACGGGATAACCCAATTCTTCGGCCGCATCACAGGCTGCCTCGAAAGAGTAAACTATATCCCCTTGAGGTACGGGAAAACCTAACTCGGCTAAAAATCGTTTGCAATCATCTTTTTGCGTTGTAAAGTCAGAATCGAGATGACTATCAGTATCAAAAGTGGTGGCTACTCCTCTGATTTGCTTTTTGCCATAACCATACTGCATCAATCTTTCATCCCAAAGATAAAAGCTAGGTATTTCTTTGGCATTTGCCGATCGCAATAGAGCATATACAGTCGGGCCACCATATACTGAATTACGAAAAACTTGTTGCAAGCTATCAATTTGTGAGGCAATTTCCAAATCCTCGCCCCTGGCGAGCGCCTCAAACCAATCCCAGACTGTATAAATTACCTCTCTTGTAGTGCGCAGATGTAGTGCTTCTATGGCAATTTTGGCAGATTCAGATTCTTGAGGATACGGTTGCGCCACTGGACGCAACGGGAGATGTCCGTGCTGCTGTACACTCCAACCCTGGAGATGTAAATCCATGTCTAGCTTATTTACCATCGAAGCTGTACTAGCAAATAACTCTGCATGAGAAGAATATTCTTTTTCGGTTAATCGGGGATAACGCGCTCCCAATACAGCTAAATAATCAGAGATAGGCAAAGGGCGATCGCATCCTGTTAAGACCAATTCAAACACCAATGAGGCTCGATTTAAATAAGGATTTGGTCCTAGATATTCTTGAAAGTTGAATAAATCAAAAACATCGGTGTTCCTAGCATTTACACGAACTGGTCGATCTATGTCCATTAACCTTGAATTTCTTTCACAGCAACATCACTTACAGTAGGGATAGCTTTGGTTTTTCACCTCTATCCAGGGATTTATTTTTTAGCTAACCAAACTAAACACTTCTGCTCTGCAAGCTGATATTTTATATATACTAATTGTTTTTCAATTTTATAGAAAGTAAAAGGGGATCGTGCCATATTAACCAATAATTATTAGTTATCTATCTTGCAAAATATTAAAATACACCTTTAGCAATATACAAATCAATTTAAAAATATGTTTTATTAGAAATTATCAATATTATAATAGATAAGTTAATGTAGCTATGGTGGCACTTGAATCTAAAAAAAGCGATGACAAAAATGTGGAAGCTGTTAGCAAATCTCAATCTGGACAGCTAATAATTATTGGTGGTGCGGAAGATAAAGAGGGTGAATGTAAAATATTAAGAGAATTTATCCGTCGTGCAGGAGGCAGAAACGCTCGAATTGTGGTGATGACTGTGGCGACATCTTTGCCTGAGGAAGTAGGTTCAGACTATCGATATTTATTTGAAAAGTTGGGTGCAGACACAGTTGAGATTGTCGATACCGAACGTCGAGAAGATGCTAGTAATGAAGGAAATCTAGAAGTTATTGATAACGCCACGGGAGTATTTTTCACAGGAGGCGATCAAGCTCGGATTACCGAAATTCTTAAAGATAGCGAGATTGACAATCTGCTTCATCAAAAGTTCGAGCAGGGTTTAGTTATCGCAGGTACAAGTGCAGGAGCAGCCATGATGCCCGATATTATGATTGTTGAAGGCGACGGCGAAACTAATCCTCGTCTGGATACGGTTACTTTAGAGCCAGGTATGGGTTTCTTACCCCAAGTAGCGATCGATCAGCATTTTTCCCAAAGAGGTAGACTGGGCAGGTTTGTTTCTGCTTTAATTCAACAACCTGCGGTATTAGGTTTTGGTATTGACGAAAATACGGCGATCGCCGTAAATGGAGATGAAATCGAAGTTATTGGTGAAGGTGCAGTAACTATTGTTGATGTTGCCAATCTCAGTCACACTAACCTCAATGAATCTCTACAGGATGAAGCTTTAGCAATATGTGGTGCAAAATTGCATATCTTACCTAATGGCTATCGCTTTAGTCTCAAACAAAGAGATTGTCTTTGTTAATCTTAATCAGCAATAAATTTATATTTTTAATGAATAAACTTGATATGAACTAAGAGCTGCTTGAGTTAAAATCAAATCTTCAGCTAAATATATTTGTTCTTTACTGATTACTCCCAAAATCAGACGGGGGTTGTCGCGATCAACCACTGGTAGTAAATATAACCCCCTAGTTCCCATGCGCTCTAAAGCCGAACTGATTGGTTCTTCGGGATAAGTATAGAGAACTTCTAAGGTACAGATATCTTGTAGTTGTGGTCGATCTGTCTGTGGTGCTGAGTGTTGTTGGAGTTCTAGAACATGGCGTTTAATATCTGCCAGAGTAACAATACCGATCAATTGCTGCTGTTGGTCGATTACTAAAGCAGTGTGAGATTTATTGCTTAAGATTGTTTCCCCAGCCTCTAGCACTGATAAAGATTGAGGCAATGCCAAATAAGAACTTGACATCATTTCGGCTACAGACATTTGACCTAGCAATTCTCGTTCATCCTGTTTTTCTAAGTTCATGCCCATTTGCTGAAGGTTTAAGCCATCGGTTGCTTGTTGAGATTGAATCAAACCAATAATCCAAACGCTAACGCCCACAGCAGCCATTAAAGGTAAGATAATCGAATAATTTTGAGTTAGCTCAAACAGTAAAGCGATCGCGGTTAAAGGCGCGTTAACACTTGCAGCTAAAACAGCTGCCATGCCCACGATGGCGTAAGCAGGAGGCGGGGCAATGGCTAATTCTGGAGGCACGATTAAAGCTAAGATATTGCCGTAAGTCGATCCCAAACAGGCCCCTAAAAATATAGCTGGAGCAAAAACTCCGCCTACAAAACCGCTACCTAAACTAATAGCGGTGACAATTAATTTAACTATGAGCAACCAAGACAATAAAGCCAGGGAAAATTGGCTTCCCCTTAAAATCTGCTCTACCGTGCCATAATCTACTCCCAAAACTTGGGGTAAGCTTAAGGCTACCGTACCAAGAACTATCCCACCAAGGGCAGGTTTGAGCCAGATCGGTAGTTTGCCTAACCACTGTAAACCAGCAATTTCTCCTCGAAAACTAGCTTGCGCCAATTTAATTGCTTGGGTGTAGGTAAAAGCGACAAGACTAGCTAATAATCCTAAGCCCAAGTAAAATAACCATTCCCAATAGCTAAAAACTTGATAAGTTGGTAATTCTAAAGCTGGATGTACGCCCAAAATCGACGAGGCGATCGCCGCACTAATAAAGGCAGACAGCAAAATTAAACTAGCTGCTGGAGTGGTAAACGCCGTATCCAGAACTACTTCTAGGGCAAAAAAAACTCCAGCAATGGGAGCATTAAAACCTGCTGCTAGTCCTGCTGCTGCCCCTGCACCCAACAGTAGCCGATAGCGGTCTTTGGAGACTTGAAACAGTTGTGCCAGAATAATGCCAATATTCGCACCAATTTCCACACTGGGACTTTCTGGCCCTAAAGAAGCCCCCGTACCCAGAGAAATAGAGGCTGCCAGCATTTTGAGGGCAGGTCGCCAAGGCGCGATTTTTTGCTCTCTAGTACTCTTGAGTAAAGTATAAAAATCTTGACCTAATACTTGAGGAAACAGCCATTTCATCGTACCGACGATCGCGCCACCCAGAGTAGGTATCAACAATAATGTCCAACCACCCCAAATGGAGATTATTCCTAATAGTTTTTCAAAACTCCAAGTTTGAAATAGATCGATTAAATAGCGAAATAAAACGACAGTTAAACCTGAACCTCCGCCAACAATTAAAGCCACAATTAACACTAAGGCTTCTGGTGAAGGTTGAAGGCGATTGAGGCGATCGGTTAAATATTCTGAAAGGGAAGACGGATTCGATTTAGGAGCTAAAAATAGCTGGGATTGGATATGTGTATCGATCATTAATGGGTACGCTTGCGATCGCTAACCATAATTCCGAGATTAGCGTCCAATCTAAGATTAACTTCTTTCTAAATAAATATGTGTTTTAAGTCTAAAAACTGCAAATAAACCAAAAATTGCCAGTAGTTGTCAGAAATTAGCCATAAATATCCGTAATTATCCCAAAAATATTATAACTCTCTCATTATTTTATTAAAGTCATCTGGTTATCTTGGTTAAAGATTTGTAAATAATAAATAAATCAAGAGCAACCTATCGATGGCAGTTTAATTCTATTGATAGTTATTCCTTTGATAACTCAGCAAATAGCTAATAGCTATTTGCTACGAACCGAAACACTTTGAGCAAGGAAGCCCGTCGAGGAAACCTCGACAAGGGCAAGTCTTGCTGTTGTACCTTATACGTTAAATCACCAAGGCTTAATTATTCATCCGACTAAGAAAAGCTTTAAGGCGATCGCATTGAGGATTGGTCAATACTTCTTTGGCATCTCCCTGTTCTTCTACGACTCCCTGATTGAGAAACATAACTCGGTTTGCCACCTCGCGGGCAAACTGCATTTCATGGGTAACTACTACCATCGTCATTCCTTCTTCAGCAAGCTGCTTCATTACCATTAAAACTTCTCCGACTAATTCAGGATCGAGAGCGCTTGTCGGTTCGTCAAACAGCAGCACTTCAGGCTTCATACAGAGGCTGCGCGCGATCGCCACCCGCTGTTTTTGTCCCCCAGATAGCTGTTCGGGATAGGCGTCGGCTTTACTAATCAAACCCACCTTATCTAAATAATGTAGGGCGCGATCGCGACATTCTGATTTTGATTCCTTTAATACCTCAGCAGGCGCTAACATCAAGTTTTGCAACACATTGAGGTGAGGGAATAGATTGAATTGCTGAAAAACCATACCTACCTTAGTTCGTAGCTGCTTTAATTTGTGCGCGCTAATCGTTGGTTGGGAAAGATCGATATCCATTACCCTGAGCTTGCCACCATTAATAGTTTCTAAGCGGTTACAGCAGCGCAGCAAAGTACTTTTTCCACAGCCAGAAGTACCAATTATTGAAACAACATCTTTTTTATAAAACGAAGCAGTAATCCCTTTCAATACCTCTAATGAACCGTAGCTTTTTCTTAAATTATCAAAGGAAATAACTGGGGCAGAAGTAGACATACTTATTAAATCTTATCAAATTACTCTCAAGTAAAATAACTCACTATTTTTGGTTCAACTGTACAATTGAACACATTAATTATATTAGGTTATGTTCATAATTCGTCTTATTTGCAAAATTTTGCAACCATTAACTTATGCTAACCACATCTATATGGTATATAGCTTAAAGTAGAGTTTAGTTCAAAAGCTTATATCCTGTATCCAGCAAGGTATGGTGGTTGAATAAATTAATTATTAAATGCAGCTAGTAAGATTAGTATTGTTATGAATTTATAAATTTACTTGATATTAATCGATAGTTTTGCTCCAAAAAAAGACTCTGCTAATTTTTTAAATTTAAACCTATCTAGATAAAGAAAATAGTAATCATAAACTATTAAATAACTATGAATAAAAATAGCTTACGATTTTGGTTAGGAAAAATAGGATTCAGTTTAGTTGGATTATTATTAATAATTAGCCTCAACTTTTATTTAACTTCTTCTTTAAACGCTCAAGGGGTTTTAAAAGTAGGAACAGACCCAGCTTTTCCTCCTTTTGAAATGCGGGCTTCAAATGGTAAAGGGTTTACTGGATTTGATATCGATCTATTTAAAGCAATTGGTGAAGAAGCGGGTTTAGAAATTCAGTTTCAAAGTATGCCCTTTTATGGGCTAATTCCCGCTCTACAGGCTAAAAACATTGATGCGGCAATCAGTGGCATGACTATTACTGCCGAACGGGCCCAGACAGTAGATTTTGGTCGCCCATACTTTCAATCTGGTTTGGCGATCGCCGTTAGGAAAGAAGACAAAGGGGAAATTAAAAGTTTTGATGATTTAGAAAATAAAAAAATTGCCGTTGCGATTGGTACAACTGGAGCGCAGGAAGCTCAGAAAATAGCAGGCTCAGAAATTTTTACTTTTGATAATCCCCCACTTGCTCTACAAGAATTAAGCAATGCAAATGTAGATGCTGTAGTCAATGATGCTCCCGTAACTCTTTATGCAATCAAAGTTGGCAATCTTAATAATGTTGAGGTGGTTGGAGAACTATTGACTGAAGAATACTATGGAATTGCCCTGCCGAAAAACTCGCCCAATTTAGAGAAAGTTAACAATGCTCTAGATGAACTGCTCAAGAGCGATCGATATCGCGATATATATCAGAAATGGTTTGCAGGAGAGCCGGCAAAATTACCTTTAGTTGCTCCAGCCTTAGAAGGAGAAGCCTCTGCCTTTAGCCTGGCTAGAATGTTGCCCACCTTACTATGGGGAGCATTAGTAACTGTAATGTTAACGACGTTTTCGGTATTCTTTGGCACAATTGGCGGCACTTTACTGGCTTCAGCCTCAATTTCCGACTTCAAACCTTTGGGTTGGTTGAGTCGCATCTATGTAGACTTCTTTCGCGGTACGCCTTTGCTAGTTCAAATCTTTATGATCTACTTTGGTTTACCGTCTCTACTACAGCAAATAGGCTTAGATTTTAGCTTTAATCGGTTTGCTGCTGCGGTTACGGCTTTGAGTCTTAATTCTGCTGCCTATTTAGCCGAGATTATTCGCGGTGGTATTCAATCGATCGACCAAGGACAGTGGGAAGCTTCTCAATCAATGGGAATGGGTTGGTTGCAAACTATGCGCCACGTCATTTTCCCCCAGGCTTTTCGGCGAATGTTACCGCCTTTAGGTAATGAGTTTATCACCATGATTAAAGACACGAGCTTAGTCGCGATTATTGGTTTTGAAGAACTATTCCGTCAGGGACAACTAATGGTGGCAACTACTTATCGTGCTTTTGAAATTTATGCAGCAGTAGCCTTAATTTATCTGTTTTTAACCTTTATTGCTTCTAGAGTCTTTAGTTGGCTAGAAAAACGGCTCAACCCCGTGCGAAGTGCTAATAAAAAAGCCTCAGCCCAAGTTGCTTCGAGTTCGGAACAATTAGCAGGCTAATCAAGCTTAATAATGTTGGCAGACAAAAATCAATAATTTTAGGTGAGAGGATAATGTTTAATCGTGTAGTTAAATTGCTCCCTATAGGTGCAATAGTTTCTGGTGTCGTTTTGAGCGATGGCGATCGCGCTCAAGCCACGCCCCAGAATATCTATCAAGATGATTTAGGGCAGGTTACTAACGTCAATCAGCTAAGAGATGTTGCTCCGACAGACTGGGCTTACGAAGCACTGAGAAGTTTAGTTGACCGCTACGGCTGTATTGCTGGTTTTCCTAATCAAACGTATCGCAGCAACCAACCCTTGACTCGTTATGAATTTGCCGCAGAATTGGCTACTTTGGGGGGTAGAGTCGATGAACTGGAGAGTCGGACGGCTGTATTAGAAGACAGTTCTTTTTCCACCACTACCAAGCTAAATACAGAGATCGTTAACTAGGTGCTGGGAACATTTGGCGATGCTAAACCAGACGGTAGCGATGTTGATGATGAAATAACTTTTAGCAGTCGCGTTCAACTCAATTTAGATAGCACCTTTACGGGAGAAGATCTGCTACGAGTGCGATTAGAAGCAGCAAACATTACTACTCCAGTGGAATCTGGCAAAACTAATTCTTTAGCGCTTAACTTTGAGGGAGATAATGGCAACAATGTCGAAATCGACGATTTATACTACACTTTTGCTGTTACCGAAAGAATTTCTGCTTTAGTTGGTGTTAATGGCGTTGATGTCGATGATTTTTTTGATGTTGTCCCGACGATGGGAGTAGCCTATGACACGCTGAGTCTATTTAATCAGAATTTTGCTCTTATATCAAAAGATAATGCTTTATTACTCTGCTTTTTAATTTGAGTTGATATTTAACACTTTGATCGCCGTCAACTATTTTCGTCAACCCCTCTCGTGCGAAGAGAGAGGTTGGGTGAGAGGTTAAACAGGCATCCCTAA is a genomic window of Coleofasciculaceae cyanobacterium containing:
- a CDS encoding glycosyltransferase family 4 protein, whose product is MKIAVIGVKGLPANQGGIEHYCQALYPRMVELGHTVDLYSRSSYTKQPWFSIRQYHGVRVICIPSLPFRGLDALTNSALAAIAATLKDYDIVHFHALGPSLFSFIPRLLSSAKIIATCQGLDWQRGKWGKLSSRIIHWGEKAAAKYAHNVVVVSQALRTYFEKTYEIEPIYIPNGPGIYAKSDPNFLCVRSFDLKPGRYLLFVGRLVPEKRPDLLIEAFKRLKRSNWKLVLAGGDSDTTEYISKLMKLSGNNPNIVFAGELRGSSLAEMVRGAGLFVLPSDLEGLPLAMLEAMREGVPVVASDILPHQQLIGSDRGVLFDSGSAISCSEALDWAIDRPEKLAVMARNAREHIKANYDWDKITIDNLSVYDRDFKLDSSGKITGSTAANSQVTSLKAKVTQS
- a CDS encoding sensor histidine kinase, producing MFGKNSDSCVVVNSSGIAAQDLPYLFDRFYRRDRDHDIPGAGWGLAIATLIARCHGGQISVTSQIHMN
- a CDS encoding acetate--CoA ligase family protein produces the protein MDIDRPVRVNARNTDVFDLFNFQEYLGPNPYLNRASLVFELVLTGCDRPLPISDYLAVLGARYPRLTEKEYSSHAELFASTASMVNKLDMDLHLQGWSVQQHGHLPLRPVAQPYPQESESAKIAIEALHLRTTREVIYTVWDWFEALARGEDLEIASQIDSLQQVFRNSVYGGPTVYALLRSANAKEIPSFYLWDERLMQYGYGKKQIRGVATTFDTDSHLDSDFTTQKDDCKRFLAELGFPVPQGDIVYSFEAACDAAEELGYPVAVKPVSGHKGIGVTADIQAESELKTAYQRAVDAVPEGEKSAIIVENSIAGHDYRLLCVNGRFVAAIERQPASVTGNGRSSLRELIERENRSPQRNDTPNSPMGKIQTDEAMYLYLLEQGLDLDSVIENDRIVYLRKVANLSSGGFSIDATNKIHPDNIILAQDIAQHFRLTCMGIDIITADIAKSWKQNSFGIIEINAAPGVYMHLNPAIGEPVDVTSRILETFFDSGKDARIPIISLNRITLRQLQRLSDRILTFHPDWTIGAVCREGIIVNRSEKQLNSNYNTNVRNLLRNPRLDLLIAEYDEKVLNTEGMFYYGSNMVVLDDPSEVETMLARDVFPDSTVIIKQDRQISIRHRGLLEQYELESGELLEQVYLKEIATILE
- a CDS encoding cyanophycinase, yielding MVALESKKSDDKNVEAVSKSQSGQLIIIGGAEDKEGECKILREFIRRAGGRNARIVVMTVATSLPEEVGSDYRYLFEKLGADTVEIVDTERREDASNEGNLEVIDNATGVFFTGGDQARITEILKDSEIDNLLHQKFEQGLVIAGTSAGAAMMPDIMIVEGDGETNPRLDTVTLEPGMGFLPQVAIDQHFSQRGRLGRFVSALIQQPAVLGFGIDENTAIAVNGDEIEVIGEGAVTIVDVANLSHTNLNESLQDEALAICGAKLHILPNGYRFSLKQRDCLC
- a CDS encoding chloride channel protein translates to MIDTHIQSQLFLAPKSNPSSLSEYLTDRLNRLQPSPEALVLIVALIVGGGSGLTVVLFRYLIDLFQTWSFEKLLGIISIWGGWTLLLIPTLGGAIVGTMKWLFPQVLGQDFYTLLKSTREQKIAPWRPALKMLAASISLGTGASLGPESPSVEIGANIGIILAQLFQVSKDRYRLLLGAGAAAGLAAGFNAPIAGVFFALEVVLDTAFTTPAASLILLSAFISAAIASSILGVHPALELPTYQVFSYWEWLFYLGLGLLASLVAFTYTQAIKLAQASFRGEIAGLQWLGKLPIWLKPALGGIVLGTVALSLPQVLGVDYGTVEQILRGSQFSLALLSWLLIVKLIVTAISLGSGFVGGVFAPAIFLGACLGSTYGNILALIVPPELAIAPPPAYAIVGMAAVLAASVNAPLTAIALLFELTQNYSIILPLMAAVGVSVWIIGLIQSQQATDGLNLQQMGMNLEKQDERELLGQMSVAEMMSSSYLALPQSLSVLEAGETILSNKSHTALVIDQQQQLIGIVTLADIKRHVLELQQHSAPQTDRPQLQDICTLEVLYTYPEEPISSALERMGTRGLYLLPVVDRDNPRLILGVISKEQIYLAEDLILTQAALSSYQVYSLKI
- a CDS encoding amino acid ABC transporter ATP-binding protein — its product is MSTSAPVISFDNLRKSYGSLEVLKGITASFYKKDVVSIIGTSGCGKSTLLRCCNRLETINGGKLRVMDIDLSQPTISAHKLKQLRTKVGMVFQQFNLFPHLNVLQNLMLAPAEVLKESKSECRDRALHYLDKVGLISKADAYPEQLSGGQKQRVAIARSLCMKPEVLLFDEPTSALDPELVGEVLMVMKQLAEEGMTMVVVTHEMQFAREVANRVMFLNQGVVEEQGDAKEVLTNPQCDRLKAFLSRMNN
- a CDS encoding ABC transporter permease subunit (The N-terminal region of this protein, as described by TIGR01726, is a three transmembrane segment that identifies a subfamily of ABC transporter permease subunits, which specificities that include histidine, arginine, glutamine, glutamate, L-cystine (sic), the opines (in Agrobacterium) octopine and nopaline, etc.); amino-acid sequence: MNKNSLRFWLGKIGFSLVGLLLIISLNFYLTSSLNAQGVLKVGTDPAFPPFEMRASNGKGFTGFDIDLFKAIGEEAGLEIQFQSMPFYGLIPALQAKNIDAAISGMTITAERAQTVDFGRPYFQSGLAIAVRKEDKGEIKSFDDLENKKIAVAIGTTGAQEAQKIAGSEIFTFDNPPLALQELSNANVDAVVNDAPVTLYAIKVGNLNNVEVVGELLTEEYYGIALPKNSPNLEKVNNALDELLKSDRYRDIYQKWFAGEPAKLPLVAPALEGEASAFSLARMLPTLLWGALVTVMLTTFSVFFGTIGGTLLASASISDFKPLGWLSRIYVDFFRGTPLLVQIFMIYFGLPSLLQQIGLDFSFNRFAAAVTALSLNSAAYLAEIIRGGIQSIDQGQWEASQSMGMGWLQTMRHVIFPQAFRRMLPPLGNEFITMIKDTSLVAIIGFEELFRQGQLMVATTYRAFEIYAAVALIYLFLTFIASRVFSWLEKRLNPVRSANKKASAQVASSSEQLAG
- a CDS encoding S-layer homology domain-containing protein — encoded protein: MFNRVVKLLPIGAIVSGVVLSDGDRAQATPQNIYQDDLGQVTNVNQLRDVAPTDWAYEALRSLVDRYGCIAGFPNQTYRSNQPLTRYEFAAELATLGGRVDELESRTAVLEDSSFSTTTKLNTEIVN